Proteins from a genomic interval of Rosa chinensis cultivar Old Blush chromosome 2, RchiOBHm-V2, whole genome shotgun sequence:
- the LOC112185816 gene encoding uncharacterized protein LOC112185816: MNRCHCDKRRCVQANEPSLPNSLQDELDVRDMPISNRTTQGAIASTIIQRPTVEGPEKEMRGKTRGLNADKVHEQLSTKIPVTFKKENGRPTGPYAEMFANEIGFTIRNHAPLNVKKWKEVKPEDRTSLIKRIITKYNIDMSLPWEQLNTLKWSTKALKRVGTWERKNYGIKWLRCELRQPFLMGLEP; encoded by the exons ATGAATAGGTGTCACTGTGACAAACGGCGATGTGTACAAGCAAATGAACCTTCACTTCCAAATTCTTTGCAAGATGAACTTGATGTTCGTGATATGCCTATCTCTAATAGAACTACCCAAGGGGCTATTGCTAGTACCATTATCCAAAGGCCTACTGTTG AAGGTCCAGAAAAAGAAATGCGTGGAAAGACAAGAGGTTTAAATGCTGATAAGGTGCATGAGCAGCTTAGTACTAAAATACCTGTgactttcaagaaagaaaatggCAGACCCACAGGTCCATATGCAGAAATGTTTGCTAATGAAATTGGATTCACCATTCGGAACCATGCACCTCTGAATGTGAAAAAATGGAAGGAAGTAAAACCAGAAGATAGGACAAGTTTGATCAAAAGAATAATT ACTAAGTACAACATTGACATGTCTCTACCTTGGGAGCAATTGAACACTTTGAAATGGAGTACAAAAGCATTAAAAAGGGTTGGGACTTGGGAGCGAAAGAATTATGG GATCAAATGGTTAAGATGCGAACTGAGACAACCCTTCTTGATGGGACTCGAACCATGA